One genomic window of Saccopteryx bilineata isolate mSacBil1 chromosome 4, mSacBil1_pri_phased_curated, whole genome shotgun sequence includes the following:
- the ABCD4 gene encoding lysosomal cobalamin transporter ABCD4 isoform X1, with the protein MAVRGSTSGAGARPRLDLQFLQRFLQIQKVLFPSCSSQNALMFLTLLCVALLEQLVIYQVGLIPSQYYRVLGNKDLDEFKTLTFLAVVLIILNSMLKSFDQFTCNLLYVSWRKDLTEHLHHLYFRGRVYYTLNVLRDDIDNPDQRISQDVERFCRQLSGMASQLIVSPFTLAYYTYQCFQSTGWLGPVSIFGYFILGTVVNKMLMGPIVTKLVQQEKLEGDFRFKHMQIRVNAEPAAFFRAGHVEHMRTNHRLQRLLQTQRELMSKELWLYIGVNTFDYLGSILSYVVIAIPIFSGVYGDLSPTELSTLVSKNAFVCIYLISCFTQLIDLSTTLSDVAGYTHRIGELQETLLDMSLKSQDGESLDEDEWDSHRALGRPAAEPADTAFLLERVSISAPSSNKPLIRDLSLKISEGQSLLITGNTGTGKSSLLRVLGGLWESTRGSVQMLMDFGPHGVLFLPQKPFFTDGTLREQVIYPLKEIYPDSGSADDERIMRFLELAGLSDLVTRTEGLDHQVDWNWYDVLSPGEMQRLSFARLFYLQPKYAVLDEASSALTEEAEGELYRIGQQLGMTFVSVGHRRSLEKFHSLVLKLCGEGRWELTRIKME; encoded by the exons ATGGCGGTTCGGGGGTCCACGAGCGGGGCTGGCGCAAG gccCAGGTTAGATCTGCAATTTCTCCAGCGTTTCCTGCAGATACAAAAGGTTTTGTTTCCCTCTTGCTCATCACAGAATGCCTTGATGTTCCTGACCCTTTTGTGTGTGGCCCTCCTGG AACAACTGGTGATCTACCAGGTTGGCTTGATCCCGAGTCAATACTACAGAGTCCTGGGAAACAAAGACTTGGATGAGTTTAAGACCCTGACGTTCCTGGCTGTTGTGCTCATCATTCTCAACTCCATG CTGAAGAGCTTTGACCAGTTCACCTGCAACCTTCTGTATGTGAGCTGGAGGAAGGACCTCACCGAGCACCTCCACCACCTCTACTTCCGGGGCCGCGTGTACTACACCCTCAACGTACTGCGGGATGACATCGACAACCC GGACCAGCGCATCAGCCAGGATGTGGAGCGGTTCTGCCGGCAGCTCAGCGGCATGGCCAGCCAGCTGATCGTCTCCCCCTTCACCCTCGCCTACTACACCTACCAGTGCTTCCAAAG cACAGGCTGGCTCGGGCCTGTGAGCATCTTCGGCTATTTCATCCTGGGAACCGTGGTGAACAAAATGTTGATGGGGCCCATTGTGACGAAGCTGGTGCAGCAGGAAAAGCTGGAGGGCGATTTTAG GTTCAAGCACATGCAGATCCGTGTGAATGCTGAGCCTGCGGCTTTTTTCAG AGCTGGACACGTGGAGCACATGAGGACCAACCACAGGCTGCAAAGACTTCTTCAGACCCAGAGGGAGCTGATGTCCAAGGAGCTCTGGCTGTACA TTGGTGTCAACACGTTTGACTATCTGGGCAGCATCTTGAGTTACGTTGTGATCGCAATCCCCATTTTCAGTGGTGTTTATGGAGACCTGAGCCCCACAGAGCTCAGCACCCTGGTCAGCAAG AATGCCTTCGTGTGCATTTACCTCATCAGCTGCTTCACCCAGCTCATCGACCTGTCCACCACGCTCTCGGATGTGGCTGGCTACACACACAG GATCGGGGAGCTTCAGGAGACGTTGCTGGATATGTCCCTGAAGTCACAGGACGGTGAGAGCCTGGACGAGGACGAGTGGGACTCACACAG GGCCCTGGGAAGGCCAGCTGCAGAGCCAGCAGATACAGCTTTTCTCCTTGAGCGGGTCTCCATCTCCGCCCCCTCCTCTAACAAACCCTTAATCAGGGATCTGAGCCTGAAGATCTCCGAGGGGCAGAGCCTGCTCATCACGGGCAACACAGGCACCGGCAAGAGCTCCTTGCTCCGGGTCCTGGGTGGCCTCTGGGAGAGCACACGGG GCTCAGTGCAGATGCTGATGGACTTTGGACCCCATGGGGTGCTGTTCCTGCCACAGAAGCCCTTCTTCACCGACGGGACCCTCCGGGAGCAG GTGATCTACCCCCTGAAGGAGATCTACCCGGACTCAG GTTCTGCTGATGATGAGAGGATCATGAGGTTCTTGGAGTTGGCAGGCCTG TCTGACTTGGTGACAAGGACAGAGGGGCTGGACCACCAGGTGGATTGGAACTG GTATGATGTCCTTTCTCCTGGAGAGATGCAGAGGCTGTCTTTCGCCCGGCTCTTCTACCTGCAGCCAAAGTATGCAG TGCTTGATGAAGCCAGCAGTGCCCTGACAGAGGAGGCGGAGGGTGAGCTCTACCGCATCGGCCAGCAGCTGGGCATGACGTTCGTCAGCGTGGGACATCGGCGCAGCCTTGAGAAG TTTCACTCTTTGGTTCTGAAACTCTGTGGAGAAGGAAGATGGGAACTGACCAGAATCAAAATGGAGTGA
- the ABCD4 gene encoding lysosomal cobalamin transporter ABCD4 isoform X4 — MAVRGSTSGAGARDQRISQDVERFCRQLSGMASQLIVSPFTLAYYTYQCFQSTGWLGPVSIFGYFILGTVVNKMLMGPIVTKLVQQEKLEGDFRFKHMQIRVNAEPAAFFRAGHVEHMRTNHRLQRLLQTQRELMSKELWLYIGVNTFDYLGSILSYVVIAIPIFSGVYGDLSPTELSTLVSKNAFVCIYLISCFTQLIDLSTTLSDVAGYTHRIGELQETLLDMSLKSQDGESLDEDEWDSHRALGRPAAEPADTAFLLERVSISAPSSNKPLIRDLSLKISEGQSLLITGNTGTGKSSLLRVLGGLWESTRGSVQMLMDFGPHGVLFLPQKPFFTDGTLREQVIYPLKEIYPDSGSADDERIMRFLELAGLSDLVTRTEGLDHQVDWNWYDVLSPGEMQRLSFARLFYLQPKYAVLDEASSALTEEAEGELYRIGQQLGMTFVSVGHRRSLEKFHSLVLKLCGEGRWELTRIKME, encoded by the exons ATGGCGGTTCGGGGGTCCACGAGCGGGGCTGGCGCAAG GGACCAGCGCATCAGCCAGGATGTGGAGCGGTTCTGCCGGCAGCTCAGCGGCATGGCCAGCCAGCTGATCGTCTCCCCCTTCACCCTCGCCTACTACACCTACCAGTGCTTCCAAAG cACAGGCTGGCTCGGGCCTGTGAGCATCTTCGGCTATTTCATCCTGGGAACCGTGGTGAACAAAATGTTGATGGGGCCCATTGTGACGAAGCTGGTGCAGCAGGAAAAGCTGGAGGGCGATTTTAG GTTCAAGCACATGCAGATCCGTGTGAATGCTGAGCCTGCGGCTTTTTTCAG AGCTGGACACGTGGAGCACATGAGGACCAACCACAGGCTGCAAAGACTTCTTCAGACCCAGAGGGAGCTGATGTCCAAGGAGCTCTGGCTGTACA TTGGTGTCAACACGTTTGACTATCTGGGCAGCATCTTGAGTTACGTTGTGATCGCAATCCCCATTTTCAGTGGTGTTTATGGAGACCTGAGCCCCACAGAGCTCAGCACCCTGGTCAGCAAG AATGCCTTCGTGTGCATTTACCTCATCAGCTGCTTCACCCAGCTCATCGACCTGTCCACCACGCTCTCGGATGTGGCTGGCTACACACACAG GATCGGGGAGCTTCAGGAGACGTTGCTGGATATGTCCCTGAAGTCACAGGACGGTGAGAGCCTGGACGAGGACGAGTGGGACTCACACAG GGCCCTGGGAAGGCCAGCTGCAGAGCCAGCAGATACAGCTTTTCTCCTTGAGCGGGTCTCCATCTCCGCCCCCTCCTCTAACAAACCCTTAATCAGGGATCTGAGCCTGAAGATCTCCGAGGGGCAGAGCCTGCTCATCACGGGCAACACAGGCACCGGCAAGAGCTCCTTGCTCCGGGTCCTGGGTGGCCTCTGGGAGAGCACACGGG GCTCAGTGCAGATGCTGATGGACTTTGGACCCCATGGGGTGCTGTTCCTGCCACAGAAGCCCTTCTTCACCGACGGGACCCTCCGGGAGCAG GTGATCTACCCCCTGAAGGAGATCTACCCGGACTCAG GTTCTGCTGATGATGAGAGGATCATGAGGTTCTTGGAGTTGGCAGGCCTG TCTGACTTGGTGACAAGGACAGAGGGGCTGGACCACCAGGTGGATTGGAACTG GTATGATGTCCTTTCTCCTGGAGAGATGCAGAGGCTGTCTTTCGCCCGGCTCTTCTACCTGCAGCCAAAGTATGCAG TGCTTGATGAAGCCAGCAGTGCCCTGACAGAGGAGGCGGAGGGTGAGCTCTACCGCATCGGCCAGCAGCTGGGCATGACGTTCGTCAGCGTGGGACATCGGCGCAGCCTTGAGAAG TTTCACTCTTTGGTTCTGAAACTCTGTGGAGAAGGAAGATGGGAACTGACCAGAATCAAAATGGAGTGA
- the ABCD4 gene encoding lysosomal cobalamin transporter ABCD4 isoform X3, whose amino-acid sequence MLKSFDQFTCNLLYVSWRKDLTEHLHHLYFRGRVYYTLNVLRDDIDNPDQRISQDVERFCRQLSGMASQLIVSPFTLAYYTYQCFQSTGWLGPVSIFGYFILGTVVNKMLMGPIVTKLVQQEKLEGDFRFKHMQIRVNAEPAAFFRAGHVEHMRTNHRLQRLLQTQRELMSKELWLYIGVNTFDYLGSILSYVVIAIPIFSGVYGDLSPTELSTLVSKNAFVCIYLISCFTQLIDLSTTLSDVAGYTHRIGELQETLLDMSLKSQDGESLDEDEWDSHRALGRPAAEPADTAFLLERVSISAPSSNKPLIRDLSLKISEGQSLLITGNTGTGKSSLLRVLGGLWESTRGSVQMLMDFGPHGVLFLPQKPFFTDGTLREQVIYPLKEIYPDSGSADDERIMRFLELAGLSDLVTRTEGLDHQVDWNWYDVLSPGEMQRLSFARLFYLQPKYAVLDEASSALTEEAEGELYRIGQQLGMTFVSVGHRRSLEKFHSLVLKLCGEGRWELTRIKME is encoded by the exons ATG CTGAAGAGCTTTGACCAGTTCACCTGCAACCTTCTGTATGTGAGCTGGAGGAAGGACCTCACCGAGCACCTCCACCACCTCTACTTCCGGGGCCGCGTGTACTACACCCTCAACGTACTGCGGGATGACATCGACAACCC GGACCAGCGCATCAGCCAGGATGTGGAGCGGTTCTGCCGGCAGCTCAGCGGCATGGCCAGCCAGCTGATCGTCTCCCCCTTCACCCTCGCCTACTACACCTACCAGTGCTTCCAAAG cACAGGCTGGCTCGGGCCTGTGAGCATCTTCGGCTATTTCATCCTGGGAACCGTGGTGAACAAAATGTTGATGGGGCCCATTGTGACGAAGCTGGTGCAGCAGGAAAAGCTGGAGGGCGATTTTAG GTTCAAGCACATGCAGATCCGTGTGAATGCTGAGCCTGCGGCTTTTTTCAG AGCTGGACACGTGGAGCACATGAGGACCAACCACAGGCTGCAAAGACTTCTTCAGACCCAGAGGGAGCTGATGTCCAAGGAGCTCTGGCTGTACA TTGGTGTCAACACGTTTGACTATCTGGGCAGCATCTTGAGTTACGTTGTGATCGCAATCCCCATTTTCAGTGGTGTTTATGGAGACCTGAGCCCCACAGAGCTCAGCACCCTGGTCAGCAAG AATGCCTTCGTGTGCATTTACCTCATCAGCTGCTTCACCCAGCTCATCGACCTGTCCACCACGCTCTCGGATGTGGCTGGCTACACACACAG GATCGGGGAGCTTCAGGAGACGTTGCTGGATATGTCCCTGAAGTCACAGGACGGTGAGAGCCTGGACGAGGACGAGTGGGACTCACACAG GGCCCTGGGAAGGCCAGCTGCAGAGCCAGCAGATACAGCTTTTCTCCTTGAGCGGGTCTCCATCTCCGCCCCCTCCTCTAACAAACCCTTAATCAGGGATCTGAGCCTGAAGATCTCCGAGGGGCAGAGCCTGCTCATCACGGGCAACACAGGCACCGGCAAGAGCTCCTTGCTCCGGGTCCTGGGTGGCCTCTGGGAGAGCACACGGG GCTCAGTGCAGATGCTGATGGACTTTGGACCCCATGGGGTGCTGTTCCTGCCACAGAAGCCCTTCTTCACCGACGGGACCCTCCGGGAGCAG GTGATCTACCCCCTGAAGGAGATCTACCCGGACTCAG GTTCTGCTGATGATGAGAGGATCATGAGGTTCTTGGAGTTGGCAGGCCTG TCTGACTTGGTGACAAGGACAGAGGGGCTGGACCACCAGGTGGATTGGAACTG GTATGATGTCCTTTCTCCTGGAGAGATGCAGAGGCTGTCTTTCGCCCGGCTCTTCTACCTGCAGCCAAAGTATGCAG TGCTTGATGAAGCCAGCAGTGCCCTGACAGAGGAGGCGGAGGGTGAGCTCTACCGCATCGGCCAGCAGCTGGGCATGACGTTCGTCAGCGTGGGACATCGGCGCAGCCTTGAGAAG TTTCACTCTTTGGTTCTGAAACTCTGTGGAGAAGGAAGATGGGAACTGACCAGAATCAAAATGGAGTGA
- the ABCD4 gene encoding lysosomal cobalamin transporter ABCD4 isoform X5 yields the protein MAVRGSTSGAGARFKHMQIRVNAEPAAFFRAGHVEHMRTNHRLQRLLQTQRELMSKELWLYIGVNTFDYLGSILSYVVIAIPIFSGVYGDLSPTELSTLVSKNAFVCIYLISCFTQLIDLSTTLSDVAGYTHRIGELQETLLDMSLKSQDGESLDEDEWDSHRALGRPAAEPADTAFLLERVSISAPSSNKPLIRDLSLKISEGQSLLITGNTGTGKSSLLRVLGGLWESTRGSVQMLMDFGPHGVLFLPQKPFFTDGTLREQVIYPLKEIYPDSGSADDERIMRFLELAGLSDLVTRTEGLDHQVDWNWYDVLSPGEMQRLSFARLFYLQPKYAVLDEASSALTEEAEGELYRIGQQLGMTFVSVGHRRSLEKFHSLVLKLCGEGRWELTRIKME from the exons ATGGCGGTTCGGGGGTCCACGAGCGGGGCTGGCGCAAG GTTCAAGCACATGCAGATCCGTGTGAATGCTGAGCCTGCGGCTTTTTTCAG AGCTGGACACGTGGAGCACATGAGGACCAACCACAGGCTGCAAAGACTTCTTCAGACCCAGAGGGAGCTGATGTCCAAGGAGCTCTGGCTGTACA TTGGTGTCAACACGTTTGACTATCTGGGCAGCATCTTGAGTTACGTTGTGATCGCAATCCCCATTTTCAGTGGTGTTTATGGAGACCTGAGCCCCACAGAGCTCAGCACCCTGGTCAGCAAG AATGCCTTCGTGTGCATTTACCTCATCAGCTGCTTCACCCAGCTCATCGACCTGTCCACCACGCTCTCGGATGTGGCTGGCTACACACACAG GATCGGGGAGCTTCAGGAGACGTTGCTGGATATGTCCCTGAAGTCACAGGACGGTGAGAGCCTGGACGAGGACGAGTGGGACTCACACAG GGCCCTGGGAAGGCCAGCTGCAGAGCCAGCAGATACAGCTTTTCTCCTTGAGCGGGTCTCCATCTCCGCCCCCTCCTCTAACAAACCCTTAATCAGGGATCTGAGCCTGAAGATCTCCGAGGGGCAGAGCCTGCTCATCACGGGCAACACAGGCACCGGCAAGAGCTCCTTGCTCCGGGTCCTGGGTGGCCTCTGGGAGAGCACACGGG GCTCAGTGCAGATGCTGATGGACTTTGGACCCCATGGGGTGCTGTTCCTGCCACAGAAGCCCTTCTTCACCGACGGGACCCTCCGGGAGCAG GTGATCTACCCCCTGAAGGAGATCTACCCGGACTCAG GTTCTGCTGATGATGAGAGGATCATGAGGTTCTTGGAGTTGGCAGGCCTG TCTGACTTGGTGACAAGGACAGAGGGGCTGGACCACCAGGTGGATTGGAACTG GTATGATGTCCTTTCTCCTGGAGAGATGCAGAGGCTGTCTTTCGCCCGGCTCTTCTACCTGCAGCCAAAGTATGCAG TGCTTGATGAAGCCAGCAGTGCCCTGACAGAGGAGGCGGAGGGTGAGCTCTACCGCATCGGCCAGCAGCTGGGCATGACGTTCGTCAGCGTGGGACATCGGCGCAGCCTTGAGAAG TTTCACTCTTTGGTTCTGAAACTCTGTGGAGAAGGAAGATGGGAACTGACCAGAATCAAAATGGAGTGA
- the ABCD4 gene encoding lysosomal cobalamin transporter ABCD4 isoform X2: MAVRGSTSGAGARPRLDLQFLQRFLQIQKVLFPSCSSQNALMFLTLLCVALLEQLVIYQVGLIPSQYYRVLGNKDLDEFKTLTFLAVVLIILNSMLKSFDQFTCNLLYVSWRKDLTEHLHHLYFRGRVYYTLNVLRDDIDNPFKHMQIRVNAEPAAFFRAGHVEHMRTNHRLQRLLQTQRELMSKELWLYIGVNTFDYLGSILSYVVIAIPIFSGVYGDLSPTELSTLVSKNAFVCIYLISCFTQLIDLSTTLSDVAGYTHRIGELQETLLDMSLKSQDGESLDEDEWDSHRALGRPAAEPADTAFLLERVSISAPSSNKPLIRDLSLKISEGQSLLITGNTGTGKSSLLRVLGGLWESTRGSVQMLMDFGPHGVLFLPQKPFFTDGTLREQVIYPLKEIYPDSGSADDERIMRFLELAGLSDLVTRTEGLDHQVDWNWYDVLSPGEMQRLSFARLFYLQPKYAVLDEASSALTEEAEGELYRIGQQLGMTFVSVGHRRSLEKFHSLVLKLCGEGRWELTRIKME, from the exons ATGGCGGTTCGGGGGTCCACGAGCGGGGCTGGCGCAAG gccCAGGTTAGATCTGCAATTTCTCCAGCGTTTCCTGCAGATACAAAAGGTTTTGTTTCCCTCTTGCTCATCACAGAATGCCTTGATGTTCCTGACCCTTTTGTGTGTGGCCCTCCTGG AACAACTGGTGATCTACCAGGTTGGCTTGATCCCGAGTCAATACTACAGAGTCCTGGGAAACAAAGACTTGGATGAGTTTAAGACCCTGACGTTCCTGGCTGTTGTGCTCATCATTCTCAACTCCATG CTGAAGAGCTTTGACCAGTTCACCTGCAACCTTCTGTATGTGAGCTGGAGGAAGGACCTCACCGAGCACCTCCACCACCTCTACTTCCGGGGCCGCGTGTACTACACCCTCAACGTACTGCGGGATGACATCGACAACCC GTTCAAGCACATGCAGATCCGTGTGAATGCTGAGCCTGCGGCTTTTTTCAG AGCTGGACACGTGGAGCACATGAGGACCAACCACAGGCTGCAAAGACTTCTTCAGACCCAGAGGGAGCTGATGTCCAAGGAGCTCTGGCTGTACA TTGGTGTCAACACGTTTGACTATCTGGGCAGCATCTTGAGTTACGTTGTGATCGCAATCCCCATTTTCAGTGGTGTTTATGGAGACCTGAGCCCCACAGAGCTCAGCACCCTGGTCAGCAAG AATGCCTTCGTGTGCATTTACCTCATCAGCTGCTTCACCCAGCTCATCGACCTGTCCACCACGCTCTCGGATGTGGCTGGCTACACACACAG GATCGGGGAGCTTCAGGAGACGTTGCTGGATATGTCCCTGAAGTCACAGGACGGTGAGAGCCTGGACGAGGACGAGTGGGACTCACACAG GGCCCTGGGAAGGCCAGCTGCAGAGCCAGCAGATACAGCTTTTCTCCTTGAGCGGGTCTCCATCTCCGCCCCCTCCTCTAACAAACCCTTAATCAGGGATCTGAGCCTGAAGATCTCCGAGGGGCAGAGCCTGCTCATCACGGGCAACACAGGCACCGGCAAGAGCTCCTTGCTCCGGGTCCTGGGTGGCCTCTGGGAGAGCACACGGG GCTCAGTGCAGATGCTGATGGACTTTGGACCCCATGGGGTGCTGTTCCTGCCACAGAAGCCCTTCTTCACCGACGGGACCCTCCGGGAGCAG GTGATCTACCCCCTGAAGGAGATCTACCCGGACTCAG GTTCTGCTGATGATGAGAGGATCATGAGGTTCTTGGAGTTGGCAGGCCTG TCTGACTTGGTGACAAGGACAGAGGGGCTGGACCACCAGGTGGATTGGAACTG GTATGATGTCCTTTCTCCTGGAGAGATGCAGAGGCTGTCTTTCGCCCGGCTCTTCTACCTGCAGCCAAAGTATGCAG TGCTTGATGAAGCCAGCAGTGCCCTGACAGAGGAGGCGGAGGGTGAGCTCTACCGCATCGGCCAGCAGCTGGGCATGACGTTCGTCAGCGTGGGACATCGGCGCAGCCTTGAGAAG TTTCACTCTTTGGTTCTGAAACTCTGTGGAGAAGGAAGATGGGAACTGACCAGAATCAAAATGGAGTGA